The following proteins come from a genomic window of Sardina pilchardus chromosome 1, fSarPil1.1, whole genome shotgun sequence:
- the LOC134088022 gene encoding NLR family CARD domain-containing protein 3-like — translation MTTQIEVEKKREETNRQLKQHLQSILKKRCFLVRQELGDEKLTDIYTDLCVVEGHSGEVNSAHEVSTIHLKQIETRTFPGTKNTVKLSNIFSDHFYADEPVTKVLTLGIAGVGKSVAVQKFVLDWAEDIENKKIELTFVLPFRELNLHKDEVHSLSDLLVKFYPDLDDLKESTDLKGATVLFVFDGLDESRLELNFSKHICDPKEKASVAVLTTSLITGKLVPSALIWVTTRPAAANKDLCDLFDLVTEIQGFSEGNREEYFKKVIPEKAEQIIAHIKSKRSLYIMCHIPVFCRITAVVLGGKGKEKRVSDQEMPKTLTEMYAQFSVFQITRMKKYQEEEMSPEEKGQLLVKLGKLAFKYLEEGTLIFYERDLKECDIDLNTGALQAGLCTQIFKKESAVSGKSIFSFVHLSVQEFLAALYLLHTHAIDKANLFIKTTWEKTRWMVKNTRFDLYKMSLERALLSKNGRLDLCVRFLLGLAPMLEPDVWFPLNDVLPHLGVRQLSIKKTVEYIKKKISKNIPPERMINLFHCLNELGDDSLVEEINRYMSSADEEKKLTPTQCSALAYLLLMSAEELEEFDLKKYLRSEEGLHRMLPVVSVSRRVWLNQCRLSKASCKMTASVLQRTPSHLRELDMSDNDLQDEGVELLCVGLRDPQCKLETLRLSHCLITQKGCSFLSSALKSNPSYLKQLDLSYNYPGDSGVRELTDRLKDPSCKLETFRYDYGGEFRIKPGIKYACELTLDPNTAHRLLSLSEGNRKVTRVSEEQPYPDHPERFDSIIHVLCREGLTGRCYWEAECSFDEIFIAVAYKSTPRTDESGQMSLLGWNAKSWSLRIDCTRYSAWHNSREIVIPTPSSLSNRVGVYLDWPAGTLSFYSVSSNTLTHLHTFHSTFTEPLYPGFFVWNHSSVSLCQIT, via the exons ATGACCACACAGATTGAAgtggaaaagaagagagaggagacaaacaGGCAACTCAAGCAACACCTTCAGTCCATCTTAAAGAAGAGATGTTTCCTTGTACGTCAAGAGCTAGGAGATGAAAAACTAACTGACATCTACACTGATCTTTGCGTTGTAGAAGGACACTCTGGAGAGGTCAACAGTGCACATGAAGTGTCAACAATTCACTTGAAACAAATTGAGACAAGGACATTCCCTGGGACCAAGAACACAGTCAAGTTGTCAAACATATTCTCTGACCATTTCTATGCAGATGAACCTGTCACAAAGGTCTTGACTTTGGGAATAGCCGGAGTGGGGAAAAGTGTTGCTGTGCAAAAGTTTGTTTTGGACTGGGCAGAAGACATAGAGAATAAAAAAATAGAGTTGACTTTTGTTCTTCCATTTCGAGAGCTGAACTTGCACAAAGACGAGGTCCATAGCCTCTCTGACCTTCTCGTTAAATTTTACCCAGACCTTGACGATTTGAAAGAATCCACTGACTTAAAAGGGGCTACAGTTCTTTTTGTATTTGATGGTTTAGATGAAAGCAGACTTGAGCTAAACTTCAGCAAGCACATCTGTGACCCAAAAGAAAAAGCATCTGTTGCCGTGTTAACAACAAGTCTAATAACCGGTAAACTGGTGCCTTCTGCACTCATCTGGGTAACAACGAGACCAGCTGCAGCCAACAAGGACCTATGTGACCTTTTCGACTTGGTTACAGAGATCCAAGGTTTCAGTGAAGGCAATAGAGAGGAGTATTTTAAGAAGGTCATCCCAGAGAAAGCTGAACAAATTATAGCACACATAAAATCGAAGAGAAGCCTCTACATAATGTGTCACATCCCAGTGTTCTGTCGGATCACAGCAGTGGTGCTTGGaggaaagggaaaagagaaaagagtctCTGACCAGGAAATGCCCAAAACGTTGACTGAAATGTACGCACAATTCAGTGTCTTTCAGATCACCAGAATGAAGAAATaccaagaggaggagatgagcccAGAGGAAAAAGGGCAGCTTCTTGTTAAACTTGGGAAACTAGCATTCAAATATCTGGAGGAGGGCACCCTGATATTCTATGAGAGGGATCTGAAGGAatgtgacattgatttaaataCAGGAGCATTGCAGGCTGGACTTTGTACACAGATCTTCAAAAAAGAAAGTGCTGTAAGTGGAAAGAGCATATTCAGCTTTGTGCACCTGAGTGTACAGGAATTTCTGGCAGCTCTTTACTTGCTCCATACACATGCAATTGACAAAGCAAATCTCTTTATCAAGACCACTTGGGAGAAGACTAGATGGATGGTCAAGAACACAAGGTTCGACCTCTATAAGATGTCTTTGGAGAGGGCCTTACTAAGTAAAAATGGACGATTGGATCTTTGTGTGCGCTTCCTTCTTGGACTGGCTCCAATGTTGGAGCCTGATGTCTGGTTCCCCCTGAATGATGTCCTGCCACATTTGGGTGTCAGACAACTGAGCATCAAGAAGACAGTTGAATACATTAAGAAAAAGATCAGCAAAAACATCCCACCAGAACGGATGATCAACCTTttccactgtctgaatgaaCTTGGAGATGATTCACTGGTTGAGGAAATCAACAG ATACATGAGCTCAGCAGACGAGGAGAAGAAACTGACTCCAACCCAGTGTTCAGCTCTGGCGTACCTGCTGCTGATGTCAGCTGAAGAGCTGGAGGAGTTTGATCTGAAGAAATACCTGAGATCAGAGGAAGGGCTCCACAGAATGCTCCCTGTAGTCAGTGTCTCTAGGAGGGTCTG GCTAAATCAATGTCgcctctctaaagcaagctgtaAAATGACGGCATCAGTGCTGCAGAGgacaccttcccatctgagagaactggacatgagtgacaatgacctgcaggatgaaggagtggagctgctctgtgtaggactaagagatccacagtgcaagctggagacactgag ATTGTCTCATTGTCTGATCACACAGAAGGGCTGTTCTttcttgtcctctgccctcaaatcaaacccctcTTACCTCAAACAactggatctgagctacaattacccaggagactcaggtgtcagagagctcacagacagactgaaagaTCCCAGCTGTAAACTAGAGACTTTCAG GTATGACTATGGAGGAGAATTCAGGATTAAACCAGGAATAAAAT atgcctgtgagctcacactggacccaaacacagcacacagacttctctctctctctgaggggaacagaaaggtgacgcgtgtgagtgaggagcagccgtatcctgaccacccagagagatttgactccATCATTcatgtgctgtgtagagagggtctgactggacgctgctactgggaggctgagtgcaGTTTTGATGAGATTTTtatagcagtggcctataagaGCACCCCGAGGACAGATGAGAGTGGGCAGATGAGCTTGCTTGGATGGAACgccaagtcctggagtctgAGGATCGATTGTACCAGGTACTCTGCCTGGCACAATAGTAGGGAGATTGTCATAcctaccccctcctccctctccaacagagtaggagtgtacctggactggccagcaggcactctgtccttctacagcgtctcctctaacacactcacccacctgcacacgttccactccacattcactgagcccctctatcctgggtttttTGTTTGGAATcactcctcagtgtccctgtgccagatcacatga